The sequence below is a genomic window from Streptomyces sudanensis.
CGGCCCGTGCGCCTCCACTCCACGTGCTGCGGGGGGATCTCCTCCAGGAACCGCGACGGCGGGTTGTAGGCGGGCTGGCCCCAGGCGCTGCGCATCGACGAACGGGTCAGGTAGAGGCGCTCCCGGGCACGCGTGATGCCCACGTAGGCGAGGCGGCGCTCCTCCTCCAGCTCCTTGGTCTGGCCGAGGGCCCGCATGTGCGGGAAGACCCCGTCCTCCAGCCCCGTCAGGAACACCACCGGGAACTCCAGCCCCTTGGCGGTGTGCAGTGTCATCAGTGTGATGACGCCGTCGCCGTCCTCGTCGCCGTCGGGGATCTGGTCGGAGTCCGCGACGAGGGCGACCTGCTCCAGGAACTCGGCGAGCGTGCCCGTCCCCTCGTCCTCCCCGCGCCCCTGCTCGAACTCCATGGCCACGGCCGCGAGTTCCTGCAGGTTCTCGATCCGCGTCTCGTCCTGGGGGTCCGTCGACGCCTGGAGTTCCGCGAGGTACCCGGTGCGCTCCAGGACCGCCTCCAGCACGACGGCCGGACCGGCGCCCGACTCGACGACCGTGCGCAGGTCCTCCATCAGCGTGTTGAACCGCTTCACCGCGTTCGTCGAGCGTGCCGCCATGCCGTACGCCTCGTCGACGCGCTTCAACGCCTGCGGGAAGGTGATCCTCTCGCGCAGGGCGAGTGCCTCGATCATGGCTTCGGCACGCTCGCCGATGCCGCGCTTGGGCACGTTGAGGATGCGGCGCAGGGGGACGGCGTCCTCCGGGTTGGCCAGGACGCGCAGGTACGCGAGGACGTCGCGGACCTCCTTGCGCTCGTAGAAGCGGACGCCGCCGACGACCTTGTAGGGAAGGCCGACGCGGATGAAGACCTCCTCGAAGACGCGGGACTGGGCGTTGGTCCGGTAGAAGACGGCGACGTCGCCCGCCCTGGCCTCGCCCGCGTCGGTGAGGCGGTCGATCTCGTCGGCGACGAACTGCGCCTCGTCGTGTTCCGTGTCCGCCACGTAGCCGGTGATGCGGGCGCCCGCGCCGGCGTTCGTCCAGAGGTTCTTGGGGCGGCGGCTCTCGTTGCGCTCGATCACCGCGTTGGCGGCGGAGAGGATGGTCTGCGTGGAGCGGTAGTTCTGCTCCAGCAGGATCGTCGTCGCGTCCGGGTAGTCCTCCTCGAACTGGAGGATGTTGCGGATGGTGGCGCCGCGGAAGGCGTAGATCGACTGGTCGGCGTCGCCGACGACGCACAGCTCGGCCGGCGGGTGCTCCACCGCGCCGGAGGGGCCGACCAGTTCGCGCACGAGGGTGTACTGGGCGTGGTTCGTGTCCTGGTACTCGTCGACGAGGACGTGGCGGAAGCGGCGGCGGTAGTGCTCGGCGACGTCCGGGAACGCCTGGAGCAGGTGGACCGTCGTCATGATGATGTCGTCGAAGTCCAGGGCGTTGGCCTCGCGGAGCCGCGCCTGGTACATGCGGTACGCCTCGGCGAGGGTCTTCTCGAAGCCGTCCACGGCCTGGTCGGCGAAGGCCTCCTCGTCGACGAGCTCGTTCTTGAGGTTGGAGATCTTGGCGCTGAAGGACTTCGGCGGGTACCGCTTCGGGTCGAGGTCCAGGTCGCGGCAGACCAGGGCCATGAGGCGCTTGGAGTCGGCGGCGTCGTAGATCGAGAAGGACGAGGTGAAGCCGAGCCTCTTGGACTCGCGGCGCAGGATGCGGACGCACGCGCTGTGGAAGGTCATCACCCACATCGCGTGGGCGCGCGGGCCGACGAGCTGCTCGACGCGCTCGCGCATCTCGCCGGCGGCCTTGTTGGTGAAGGTGATGGCCAGTATCTGCCCGGGGTGGACGTCCCGGGCGGCGAGGAGGTGGGCGATGCGGTGCGTGAGGACGCGGGTCTTCCCGGAGCCCGCGCCGGCGACGATGAGCAGCGGCGATCCCGTGTGGACGACGGCGGCGCGCTGCTGTTCGTTCAGCCCCTCCAGCAGTGCCTTCGGGGCGACGACCGGGCGCGGGGAGCCGTCCCGGTAGTACGGGTCGCGGGCCGGGAGCACGTCGAACTTCCCCTCGAAGAGGTCGTGCGGGACCTCCTCCTCGGCCGGGGGGGCCTCGGAGTCCTCGGGCGGCGGGGGCTCCTCCGCGGGCTGGTCGCGGAGGTCCGCCAGGAAGCTGTCGTCAAAAAGGCTGCTCATCGCCTACCGAGTCTAGGCGGCCCCGCCGACAGTCCGGAGCCGGAACCGGGCTCCCCGCCCGCGGCGGTACGGCGGCGTCCGTGCGGGGAGGGGACGCGCGGGGCGGGCGGGGCGGTGCGGCCGGTCAGATCCAGAGGGTGGCGATGAAGACGTTCGCCGTGGTCAGGGCGCCGACCGCCGCGAAGGGGCCCTTGCCGGCGCGCTCGTCGTCCCGCTTCACGTAGACCAGGCCCAGGACGGCCACCAGTAGCGCCAGCTTGACGCCGATCTTGACGTGGTCGACGGCGGAGCCCTGGGCCTCGTTGAGCCCGACCAGGACCATGCCGGTCACGAGCATGGTCAGGGCGCCGTGCAGCATTCCCGGCACCATGCGGGCGGTACCCGCGCCCATCGCCTTCACCTGGGTCAGGAAGCCTCCGAGGAGGGCGGCGATGCCGATGACGTGCAGGGCGACGAAGACGTTGATGAGGACGTTCATGGGGCGGAGCCTAGTCCCGCCCCTACCACCGGCCTTCGGCCAGGTCCACCTCCTTCGCCACAACGGTCACGGCAGATACGGAATGCACGCTTCCGACCGCTGCGGTCCGACCGGAACCGCACCGGAACCTCCAGCCGCGGTCAATACCGGTCGCCGCGTCGCGCCGGCCGGGCCCCGCACCTACCGTCCTCCCCCAAGCGGGCCGGCCCTTCCCGGCACAGCCCCGCGGCACGGCACGGCATCGAAGGGAAGTGAGCGCCCCCGTGGCAGCGCATCGGAAACCCAGGCAACGCGCGTTCGGCGGACGGGCCGGCCGCAGGGCCGCCACCCTGGCCCTGGCCGGAGCCGCGACCGCCACCGCCGTCGAGGGCCCCGCGCACGCCGAGCCGCGCCCCACCGCCGCCCAGGTCAAGGCCCGGGTCGACCGGCTCCACCGCGAGGCGGAGGCCGCGGTGGAGGAGTACAACGGCGCCAAGGAGAAGGCCGACGCGGCACGGGACCGGCTCGACGCCCTCCGCGACGAGGCCGCCCGGCGCACCGAGCACCTCAACGCCGCCCGCAACGCACTGGGCGCCGCCGCCGCGGCACAGTACCGGGCCGGCGGCCTGGGGCCCGTCTTCCGGCTGGTGCTCTCCTCCGACCCCGACCGGTACCTGCGGGGCGCCGCCCTCGCCGAGCGGGTCGCCGACCGGCAGGCCGACGCGGTGGCGTCCCTGCGCGGCCGGATCGCCGGGCTCGAACGGCTGCGGAAGGAGGGAGAGGGGTGCGCCCGCGAGTTGCGGGCCCACCAGGCGGAACTGGAGCGGCGGAAGACCGCCGTGCAGAACCGGCTCACCGCCGCCCGCGGGCTCCTGGCCCGCCTCACCGCCGCCGAACGCGCCGCGTACGAGGCCGCCGTGGGCGCGGGGGCCCCCGGCCGCACCGGCGACGGCGCCCGCACGGCACCGGCGGCCGGCGGGGTCCGGGCGCCGAACCCGCGTGCCGCGCGGGCCGTCTCGTACGCGTACGGGGCGATCGGCAAGCCGTACCTGTGGGGTGCGACCGGCCCGTCCGGGTACGACTGCTCGGGGCTGGTGCAGGCGGCGTGGCGGGCGGCCGGAGTGGCGCTGCCCCGGACGACGTACTCGCAGATCGACGCCGGGCAGCGGGTCCCGCGCTCCCAGCTCGCCCCGGGTGACCTGGTCTTCTTCTATCCGGGGATCAGCCATGTCGGGATCTACGTCGGCGGCGGGAGGATGATCCACGCGCCGCGCGCGGGCTCGACGGTACGGGTCGCGCCGATCGACGAGATGCCCTGGGCGGGTGCCGTCCGCGTCGGCTGACCCGCCGCCCACCGCGGCCCACCGGTCGCGCAGCCCTGTCCGCTCCCCCGGTCGCGCAGCCCTGTCCGCTCCCCCGGTCGCCCCGCCGGCGGGGGAACACCGCCGGACCCTCCCTCGCCCGCACCGACGCGCGGTGCCCACCGGGGACACGGTGTGCCGGAGCGTGTCGGGGTGCGGGCGGGCACCCGGGAGTACCGGGGGTGTTCCGCGGGTGCCGCGGGCTCGCGTGGCGCGCCCCGGAGCGCTGGAATGCGCCGGGGCGTCGGAGTGCGCCGGGGTATCGGGAGAGCCCGGAGGTGCCGAAGGGCCGCTGCGGCACCTTCGGGACGGTGGTTCGGCGGGGCGGGCGCCGGCGGGACGGCCGGTACGTCGGCGCCCGTCCCGCCGGTCACACCAGCCGGCGGGCCGTCGCCCAGCGGGTCAGCTCGTGCCGGTTGGAGAGCTGGAGCTTGCGCAGCACCGCGGAGACGTGCGACTCGACCGTCTTCACCGAGATGAACAACTGCTTCGCGATCTCCTTGTACGCGTAACCGCGCGCGATGAGCCGCAGCACCTCCCGCTCGCGCTGGGTGAGCCGGTCCAGGTCCTCGTCGACGGGCGGCGCGTCCGTCGACGCGAAGGCGTCCAGCACGAAACCGGCCAGGCGCGGCGAGAAGACCGCGTCGCCCTCCTGCACGCGGAAGATCGAATCGATCAGATCCGCACCGGTGATGGTCTTGGTGACGTATCCGCGTGCTCCGCCCCGGATGACGCCGATGACGTCCTCCGCCGCGTCCGACACGGACAGCGCGAGGAACCGCACGGGGTTCTCCGCGGCCGCCGCCAGCGGGGCGCAGCGCCGCAGCACCTCCACCCCGCCGCCGCCCGGCAGGTGCACGTCGAGGAGGACCACCTCGGGGCGGGTGGCGCCGATGACGGTGACCGCCTGCTCCACGTCGGCGGCCTCGCCGACCACCTCCACCCCGGTCTGCTCCGTGCGCCCGATCTCGGCCTGCACCCCGGTGCGGAACATCCGGTGGTCGTCGACGAGCACCACCCGCACCCGGCGCTCCGCCGTCCCCTCGGTCGCCTGTCCGGTCGTCGTCATCCGTCCGCCTCCTCCGCCCTGTCCATCTCCAGCTCGACCTCCGTGCCCTCGCCCGGCGCGGACCGCACGCGTGCGGTGCCGCCGTTGCGCCGCATCCGGCCGACGATCGACTCCCGTACGCCCATCCGGTCCGCGGGGACGGAGTCGGGGTCGAAGCCGGGCCCCCGGTCCCGTACGGACACGAAGACCGTACGGCCCTCGACCTCCGCGTAGACCTGCACGGGGCCGCCCCCGCCACCGTACTTGGCGGCGTTGACCATCGCCTCGCGCGCGGCCTGCATCTGCGCGGCCAGCCGCTCGTCGAGCGGGCAGTCACCGACGACCACGACCTCCAGGGGCACCCCGTGCTTGTCCTCGACCTCGGCGGCGGCCCTGCGGACGGCGTCGGCGAGCGTCTCCGGCTCCTCCGCCTCGTCCCTGCCGGTCCCCTCGGGCCGGTACAGCCAGTTCCGCAACTCCCGCTCCTGGGCCCGGGCGAGGCGGCGCACCTCGGCGGCGTCCCCGGCGCTGCGCTGTATCAGCGTCAGGGTGTGCAGCACCGAGTCGTGGACGTGCGCGGCGACCTCGGCGCGCTCCTGGGCCCGGATGCGCATGGTGCGCTCCTCGGTCAGGTCCTGCGACATCCGCACGAGCCAGGGCCCGGCGAGCAGCGCCATGCCGGCCAGTACCGCTATCGCCGCCGTCAGCGCCGTGCCCAGCTGCGCGGCCGATCCGCGCACCACCAGGAAGACCGTGAGGCCCATGCCGACGAGCGACACGCCGGCCAGGCCGCGGACCAGCTGGAACAGCCGCCTGCGGTGGCCCGACTCGGTCCACCGGGCGCGGCGCGCGTTGTCCGCCTGCCGCCACACCAGCACGACGCCGACGCCGACCAGGAGGGCCGGCCACACGTACCGGTTCGCCTCGCCCCCCAGGTCGACCGTACCGACGAACACGGTCGCGCCGACCAGCAGCGCGACCAGTGCGACGACCTGTCCCCGGTCGGGCTTGCGCAAGCGGCGCCGGCCGTCGGGCGTCGCCTCGAACAGGGTGCGCGGCCCGCCGGAGCGGCCGCCCACCCCGAGCGGCACGGCGATCCAGAACGCCGCGTACAGCAGGACGCCGAGCGGGCCGTCCGCGAGGAGCAGGCCGAGGAACGCGAGCCGCACCCACACCACCGGCACTCCCAGGTGACCGGCCAGTCCGCGCGCGACACCACCGAGCATCCGCCCGTCGGCGCTGCGGTAGAGCCTGCGCACGGGCGGATCGTCGGTCGTCTCGGGCATCTGGGCGGTGACGGACATGGAGCGATCGTCACACGTCACGTCCGCCGGGACATCAGGGTCGGCCCTGAACCGGACCCTGAGAACGGGTCCGGTCGCGCCCGGGGCGCCCCTGACGGTCCTGCGGCCCCTGGGGGCGCGGGAGGCGGAATATCAGGGACCGGCCAGGGTCGTGGCGGGTGCCGTCTCGGGTGGCGGCCGGTCACCATGGTCGTATGACAAGCGCGACGCCCACCCCGTCGGAGGCGCCCGGAGCCCCGCCGCGCCCACCGCTGCGCCGCACACCGCGGCAGAAGGCGGTGGCCGGGGTGTGCGGGGGCCTGGGACGGTACTTCGACCTCGACCCGGTGGTGTTCCGGGTCGTGACGGGAGTGCTCGCCGCGGCCGGCGGCACCGGCCTGATCTTCTACGGCCTCGCCTGGTTGTGCGTCACCGCGGACGGCGAGGACGAGAACGAGGCGCGGCGGCTGCTGACCGGCCGAGTCGAGGGCGCGTCCCTCATCGCCGTCCTGACGGCGATGGTCGGCTGCGGGCTGTTCCTGTCGATGGTGGGCGGCAACGGCGGGACGATCGGCTTCGCGCTCCTGCTGGTCTGCGCGGTCGGCGGCGCGGCCGTCTGGTCCCGGCGCCGCCGGCTCGCCGGCGGCGGGGAGTCGGCCGCCGCGCCGCACCCGGCGGGCCCCGACGCCCCGCCGGAGACGAAGGCGCCGCCCCTGATGGTGGCCCCGTCGTGGTGGCGCGATCCGATCGTCAAGGACGGCTCGACCGGCCCCGTGCCGGTCGGCTACCTGTGGGGACCGGCCGACGGCCCGCACGCCGGCCTGCGGGAGGACCCGCACCGGGCCTGGGGTGCGCTCCCGGACGCGCCGCGGCGGGCGGTGGCCGCACCGCGCGAACCCCGCTCCGTCGGCGGGCTCGTCCTGCTCCTCGCCGCGGCGGCCGGGTACGCGGGCACCGCGGCCACCTGGGACGGGCCACTCGGCGTGAGCCTCCAGTTCGGGCTCGGAGCCGCGCTCGCCGTGTTCGCCTCGGGCCTGATCATCAGTTCGTTCCTGGGCCGTACCGGCTTCGGCACGCTCCTCATGACGGTCGTGACGGCGCTGCTGCTGGCGGGTGCCTCGGCGGTGCCCCCGCAGATCGGCACGGCGTGGACGCGCGCCCAGTGGGCCCCCGCGTCGCTCGCGGACCTGCGGCCCCGCTACACCCTCGGCACGGGGGTCGGGGCACTCGACCTCTCCGCGCTGGAGGTGCCGCGCGGCCGGACGGTGGAGGTGGCCGCCGAGGCGGGGGCGGGGCGCCTGGCCGTCACCGTGCCCGCCGGCGTGACCGTGCGGGTCCGCGCCCGGGCGGGCGTGGGGGAGATACGGCTGCCCGGCCCGGCAGCCGACCGGCCGGCGCAGCCGCCCGGCGGCCCGGGGGTGGCGGCGGACCGGGACGTCACCCGTACCGTCCCCCCGCCCCCGGGCGTCGCTCCGGGCGGCACCCTGGAGCTGGACCTGCGGATCGCCGTCGGCCGGGTGGAGGTGGCCCGTGCTGCGTCATGAGTTCCACCCCGGCCGGCTGGTCGCCGGCGTGACGGGGCTCGGTGTCGCCGCCGTGTACGGGGGCGACGCGGCGGGCTCCTGGCAGGTCCCCTGGTACGCGGGGCTCCCCCTCCTGGCCTGCGGCCTGGTGCTGGCGGCGGTGGCGTCCCGGATCGGCTACCGGGTACGGCGGCGGCGCGCCGAGAGGACCACGGAACCGGAAGGCACGTCCGCCCCGTCCGGTACGAACGGCGGTCACGCCGCCGGGTAGGGGACCCGGCGCGGACGAGCTGTCCCACCGGCCCCCGCCCTTAGANNNNNNNNNNNNNNNNNNNNNATGATCCGACGTCATCCTCGATATAACCTTCAGAGGTCTANNNCNANGNAGGGTCGTCAGAAGNGTNNANNNGNNNGNCNCCCNNCNCCCGTGACCGGAACCGTCTCCGCCTCCCTCGGCCGGCGTCCGCGCACCGGCCGAAGACGGCCGGAGCCGTCCGACGCGCCCTTCCGGGCGGTACCACCCGGAACTACCATGCCCGACCGTGATCGTTCGCAGGGAAGACGGATACGAGATCGACACCGCTCCGGACCGCCTCGACATCGGCCTGGTGCACCACTGGCTGTCGACCGACGCGTTCTGGGCGCTGGGCCGCAGCCGCGAGACGGTGGAGCAGTCCGTCCGCGCGTCCCTCAACTTCGGCGTCTACCACCCGGACGGACCCCAGGTCGCCTACGCCCGCGTCGTCACCGACCTCGCGACCTTCGCCTGGCTGTGCGACGTCTACGTCGCCCCCGCACACCGCGGGGCGGGGATCGGGACCTGGCTGGCCGGCGCGGTCCGCGACCACCTGGCCCCCTACCGGCTCAAGCGGGTGATCCTGTCCACCCTCGACGCGCACGAGGTCTACGAGAGGGTCGGCTTCGTCCCCTTCCCGGAACCCCACAAGTTGATGATGCTGAAGCCCGAGCAGTGAGCCCCCTCCGCCCGGCCCGGCACGAAAGGCCCGACCCGTCTGCCCGGGGTCCGGGGGCACGGACCGCCTAGCGCCGTCACCGAGGGTGGACGATGCCGACGGAGGACGATGCCGGCGGAGGACGGTGCCGGCGGAGGACGGACCCGGTAGGACCGGTGGGGAACGACCCCGGTGGAACGCCCCCGGGAAGCGGCGGAGCCGCCGTCCACCGCGGTGGACGGCGGCTCCGCGGGCCGCGTCGGGTCACTCCGGCGCCCCCGGACGGTCCGGGGACGGCGGGGTCACTCCCACTCGATGGTGCCCGGGGGCTTGCTGGTGACGTCGAGGACGACGCGGTTGACGTCCTTCACCTCGTTGGTGATCCGCGTCGAGATGCGCGCCAGCACGTCGTACGGCATGCGCGTCCAGTCCGCCGTCATGGCGTCCTCGGACGACACCGGGCGCAGCACGATCGGGTGGCCGTAGGTGCGGCCGTCGCCCTGGACGCCCACCGACCGCACGTCGGCGAGCAGCACGACCGGGCACTGCCAGATCTCGCGGTCCAGACCGGCCGCCGTCAGCTCCTCGCGGGCGATGGCGTCGGCGTGGCGCAGCAGGTCCAGGCGCTCCCTGGTGACCTCGCCGACGATCCGGATGCCGAGGCCGGGGCCGGGGAACGGCTGCCGCTGGACGATCTCCTCCGGCAGGCCGAGCTCCTGGCCGACCATGCGGACCTCGTCCTTGAACAGCTTCCGCAGCGGTTCGATCAGCTTGAACTCGAGGTCCTCGGGGAGGCCGCCGACGTTGTGGTGGGACTTGATGTTGGCCGCGCCCGTACCGCCACCGGACTCCACCACGTCCGGGTAGAGCGTGCCCTGCACCAGGAACTCGACGGGCTGGTCGCCCGAGGCCTCCGCGATGATCTCGGCCTGCGCCTGCTCGAAGACGCGGATGAACTCACGGCCGATGATCTTGCGCTTCTCCTCGGGGTCGGTGACCCCGGCGAGCGCGTTCAGGAACCGCTCCTGCGCGTCGACGACCTTCAGCTCGACGCCGGTCGCGGCGACGAAGTCCTTCTCGACCTGCTCGGTCTCGCCCTGGCGCATCAGGCCGTGGTCGACGTACACGCAGGTCAGCTGGGAGCCGATGGCCCGCTGGACGAGCGCGGCGGCCACGGCGGAGTCGACGCCGCCGGACAGGCCGCAGATGGCCCGCTTGTCCCCGACCTGCTCGCGGATGGCCGCGACCTGCTCCTCGATGACGTTCCCGGTCGTCCAGGAGGGCTCGATGCCGGCGCCGCGGTAGAGGAAGTGCTCCAGGATCTGCTGGCCGTGCGTGGAGTGCATCACCTCGGGGTGGTACTGCACGCCGTACAGCTTCTTCTCGTCGTTCTCGAAGGCGGCGACCGGTACGACGTCCGTGGACGCGGTGACGGTGAAGCCCTCGGGGGCGGCGGAGCAGGCGTCGCCGTGCGACATCCACACCGACTGCTCGTCCGGGGTGCCCTCGAACAGGGTCGATCCGCTCCTGCTGACGTGCAGCGGCGTACGGCCGTACTCGCGGGCGCCGGTGTTGTCGACCGTGCCGCCGAGGGTCGTCGCCATCAGCTGGAAGCCGTAGCACATGCCGAAGACGGGGACGCCGGCCTCGAAGATCTCGCGGTCGAGGCGGGGGGCGCCCTCCTCGTACACGGAGGAGGGGCCGCCGGAGAGGATGATCGCCCGCGGGTTCCTCGCGAGCATCTCGGCCACCGGCATGGTCGAGGGGACGATCTCGCTGTAGACCCGGGCCTCACGGACCCGGCGGGCGATGAGCTGGGCGTACTGCGCACCGAAATCGACAACGAGGACGGTGTCCGGGTTGGCGTCGGGCGAGGTGGCAGCGGGGGTCGCTGATGACACTACGGCGGCCTTCCGGCGGTGGGAGGGGGTCGGTATCAGTCAATTCTACCGGCGTGGCCGACAACCGTTTCGTCTCACCATCCGAACCGGTCGGCGACCGGGCTGGCGGGGCGCCGTCCGCGGGCCCATACTGGCCGCCATGCGCACGCACTCGACCTTCGTCTTTACCTATGGCACCGGCTGGTCCGGCTGCCGTGGTCGTGCTGCTTGAGCATCTGCTGACAAGCGACTTCCCAGGCGCCCCGGGCTGGCAAGGCCCGGGGCGCCTGCCGTTCCCACCGGGCCGTACCGCCGCCCCGGGGCTCCGCGAGAGACCAGGAGCCCCACCGATGACCACTGCGAACACCCCCGCCCGCACCGCCGCCAGGGCCGCCGCCAGGGCCGCCGGGGCCGCCACCGAGACCACCGGGGCGCGCACGGACGAGGCCGCGGAACTGATCACCGGCGCCCGTGAGCGCATCGACGCCCTCGACGACCGGATCATCGGCCTCATCCAGGAGCGCATGGCCGTCTCGGCCGTGATCCAGGAGGCCCGCATCGGCTCCGGCGGCCGGCGGGTGAACCTGGCGCGCGAGATGGAGGTGCTGGCCCACTACCGGGACGCCCTGGGCAAGCCGGGCACGGCGCTGGCCATGACGGTGCTGGAGCTGTGCCGGGGCCGCGTCTGACACGGGGCGCGTCCGGGGGGCGGAAACGACCGGAGTGCGTCACCTCCGTGGGCGGGCACCTGCCGGGCCGGGGCACGCCCGGAGGCGGGTGCGGCCGGAGCGGGCCGGACCGGACCCGGGCGCGTCCGGGGCGGGTGCTCCCCGGAGCGGGGTGCGTCCGGGGCGGGATGCGTCCGGGGCGGGATGCGTCCGGGGCCGGGCGCCTCTCACCCGTACGGCTCGTGACCCGGGTCACGCCGGGTCGTTGGTCCTGGTGTCCGCGCCAGCGCGTGACTTCGCCGGTGGGTGTGGCGCATCGCGTGTGCGCCGTGGGACCACGCTCCGGCGTAGGTGACCGGACGGCAGGGGACAGCAGTGCGGTCACCCCGAGGGGCGGCCGGCTCCGGGGACGCCCGGGGCCGGCCGCCTCGTGCGCGTGCCGGGGCGGCCGCGCGCACCGGGCCGGGCGCACGGGCACCGGGCGTACGGGGCCGGGCCGGGGGGCCGGGCGTACGTACGGTGCCGGGCCCCGCGGGTGCCGGGCGCGCCGCCCCGGNGTCCTCGGCCCTTCGGCTTCCCCGCCGTCCTCCGTGCTCGGTACGGGCGGGGGCGGAGGTCCCGGCCCGGCGACGCGCGGGGCGCCGTCCGGGCGCCCCGTGAGCCGGATCGGGCGTGGCGGGCCGGGGTGCACGGCGGATCGCGGTGTACGGCGGTATCGACGTGCCGCGAGTGTGCGAGGCCCGCGCACGTCGTCGCCTCGGGCGGGGCCGTCCGGCGGGTTGCCGCACGGCGCCCCGCTCCCGCGTGGGCGCGCCAGCGGCCTTCTCGTACCGCGTGGGTGTCGGCCCCGGTCGCCGCCCCGGCGGGCGACCTGTGCAGGCGGGGCCCGATCGGCGCCCTGCCACGGAGCGGTGCGCATGTCGTCGCGGTGCCGGGACCGGAGGCCGGGCGGTGCCGCGGTCCCGGCCGGGATGCCGTCGCCGGGGTTTCGGGGTGTGCCGCCGGGCGCCGTCAGCGGCCCGTGGTGAACAGGCCGTCGAGTTCCGGGTAGTCGAGGGAGTCCCGGAGGGAGTCGTAGCCGCCGGCGCCGTGCAGTTCGAGCGCGGCGCGCCGTACCGCGGCGTAGGCGGCCTGTGCCACGCCCGAGCCGAGGCTGACACGGGCCACGCCCAGGGCGCCCAGTTCGTCCACCGGCGGCGCGCCCGGGCCGGCCATGATGTTGAGGGGGACGGTGAGGCCCTCGGCCAGCTCCCGGATGACGTCGGGGTCGGTGACGCCGGGGACGAAGATCCCGTCCGCGCCGGCGCCGGCGTAGGAGCGCGCCCGCTCCAGCGTGTCCCGGAGCCTGGTGGCGGGGTCTCCCAGTCCGAGCAGGTAGGTGTCGACGCGGGCGTTGACGAACACGTCGGCGCCGGCCTTCCGCGCCGCGCTCCGGGCGGCGGCGAGCCGCTCGGCGAGGGCGTCCGGCGGGCGGGTGCCGTCCTCGATGTTGACGCCCACCGCGCCCGCCTCCAGCATCCTGGCGACGGTCTCCCCGACATCCGCCGGGTACTGCCCGTAGCCGCCCTCGATGTCGACGGTCACCGGGACGGCGACCGCCGCCGCGATGCGGGCGACGACGTCCTGGACCAGGTCCGGGCAGACGCGGTCCCCGTCGGGGGCGCCGAGTGCCCAGGCGAGGCCGGCGCTGGTGGTGGCGATCGCGGGCGCGCCCGCGGCCTCCACGACGCGGGCGCTCGCGACGTCCCAGACGTTGGCGAGCGCGAGGGGGCGGGCCGGGGTGTGGAGCGAACGGAAGGCTGAGGACTTCTCGGCGTGGGACATGCTCCTCAGACAACCAGCGGGCCGGATCGCCGTCCGGCGGAAAACCGACATGGACGTGCGCCCCGGCGGGGCCGCCCCAGTACGTGCTCGCACGGCTCGATGTCCGCCCCTGGACGTGCGCCCCGGCGGGGCCGCCCCAGTACGTGCTCGCACGGCTCGACGTCCGCCGATGGGCGTGGGCTCGGGTGGGGCCCGCCCGGGCGGCGACCGGGGGCCTCGGCAGGAGCTCTGGGCGTGCGCCCGCGCGGGGCCGCCGGAGAGTGGACCCGCGAGTAGGTTCATTCCGCTCCTGGGCGTGCGCCCGCGCGGGGCCGCCCCTTCCGTGCGGTCCGGGGAACCGGGCCCGCGCCCGTGCCCGGTCGGCCCGTACGGGACACCGCGCCGCACCCGCACCCGCACCCGGCCGCCCCGGGGCCCGTGTCCGGCTCCGGGGCCGCGACCGGGAGGCGTCCCGTC
It includes:
- a CDS encoding ATP-binding protein, whose amino-acid sequence is MSVTAQMPETTDDPPVRRLYRSADGRMLGGVARGLAGHLGVPVVWVRLAFLGLLLADGPLGVLLYAAFWIAVPLGVGGRSGGPRTLFEATPDGRRRLRKPDRGQVVALVALLVGATVFVGTVDLGGEANRYVWPALLVGVGVVLVWRQADNARRARWTESGHRRRLFQLVRGLAGVSLVGMGLTVFLVVRGSAAQLGTALTAAIAVLAGMALLAGPWLVRMSQDLTEERTMRIRAQERAEVAAHVHDSVLHTLTLIQRSAGDAAEVRRLARAQERELRNWLYRPEGTGRDEAEEPETLADAVRRAAAEVEDKHGVPLEVVVVGDCPLDERLAAQMQAAREAMVNAAKYGGGGGPVQVYAEVEGRTVFVSVRDRGPGFDPDSVPADRMGVRESIVGRMRRNGGTARVRSAPGEGTEVELEMDRAEEADG
- a CDS encoding LuxR C-terminal-related transcriptional regulator is translated as MTTTGQATEGTAERRVRVVLVDDHRMFRTGVQAEIGRTEQTGVEVVGEAADVEQAVTVIGATRPEVVLLDVHLPGGGGVEVLRRCAPLAAAAENPVRFLALSVSDAAEDVIGVIRGGARGYVTKTITGADLIDSIFRVQEGDAVFSPRLAGFVLDAFASTDAPPVDEDLDRLTQREREVLRLIARGYAYKEIAKQLFISVKTVESHVSAVLRKLQLSNRHELTRWATARRLV
- the pcrA gene encoding DNA helicase PcrA, coding for MSSLFDDSFLADLRDQPAEEPPPPEDSEAPPAEEEVPHDLFEGKFDVLPARDPYYRDGSPRPVVAPKALLEGLNEQQRAAVVHTGSPLLIVAGAGSGKTRVLTHRIAHLLAARDVHPGQILAITFTNKAAGEMRERVEQLVGPRAHAMWVMTFHSACVRILRRESKRLGFTSSFSIYDAADSKRLMALVCRDLDLDPKRYPPKSFSAKISNLKNELVDEEAFADQAVDGFEKTLAEAYRMYQARLREANALDFDDIIMTTVHLLQAFPDVAEHYRRRFRHVLVDEYQDTNHAQYTLVRELVGPSGAVEHPPAELCVVGDADQSIYAFRGATIRNILQFEEDYPDATTILLEQNYRSTQTILSAANAVIERNESRRPKNLWTNAGAGARITGYVADTEHDEAQFVADEIDRLTDAGEARAGDVAVFYRTNAQSRVFEEVFIRVGLPYKVVGGVRFYERKEVRDVLAYLRVLANPEDAVPLRRILNVPKRGIGERAEAMIEALALRERITFPQALKRVDEAYGMAARSTNAVKRFNTLMEDLRTVVESGAGPAVVLEAVLERTGYLAELQASTDPQDETRIENLQELAAVAMEFEQGRGEDEGTGTLAEFLEQVALVADSDQIPDGDEDGDGVITLMTLHTAKGLEFPVVFLTGLEDGVFPHMRALGQTKELEEERRLAYVGITRARERLYLTRSSMRSAWGQPAYNPPSRFLEEIPPQHVEWRRTGRTSAAPAAPSSPVPGVAGAVSRSRSGPSGFATRRTADKPVIALAVGDRVTHDQFGLGTVTALTGSGGDAQATVDFGDGKPKRLLLRYAPVEKL
- a CDS encoding PspC domain-containing protein, translating into MTSATPTPSEAPGAPPRPPLRRTPRQKAVAGVCGGLGRYFDLDPVVFRVVTGVLAAAGGTGLIFYGLAWLCVTADGEDENEARRLLTGRVEGASLIAVLTAMVGCGLFLSMVGGNGGTIGFALLLVCAVGGAAVWSRRRRLAGGGESAAAPHPAGPDAPPETKAPPLMVAPSWWRDPIVKDGSTGPVPVGYLWGPADGPHAGLREDPHRAWGALPDAPRRAVAAPREPRSVGGLVLLLAAAAGYAGTAATWDGPLGVSLQFGLGAALAVFASGLIISSFLGRTGFGTLLMTVVTALLLAGASAVPPQIGTAWTRAQWAPASLADLRPRYTLGTGVGALDLSALEVPRGRTVEVAAEAGAGRLAVTVPAGVTVRVRARAGVGEIRLPGPAADRPAQPPGGPGVAADRDVTRTVPPPPGVAPGGTLELDLRIAVGRVEVARAAS
- a CDS encoding C40 family peptidase is translated as MAAHRKPRQRAFGGRAGRRAATLALAGAATATAVEGPAHAEPRPTAAQVKARVDRLHREAEAAVEEYNGAKEKADAARDRLDALRDEAARRTEHLNAARNALGAAAAAQYRAGGLGPVFRLVLSSDPDRYLRGAALAERVADRQADAVASLRGRIAGLERLRKEGEGCARELRAHQAELERRKTAVQNRLTAARGLLARLTAAERAAYEAAVGAGAPGRTGDGARTAPAAGGVRAPNPRAARAVSYAYGAIGKPYLWGATGPSGYDCSGLVQAAWRAAGVALPRTTYSQIDAGQRVPRSQLAPGDLVFFYPGISHVGIYVGGGRMIHAPRAGSTVRVAPIDEMPWAGAVRVG